From Roseibium alexandrii DFL-11, the proteins below share one genomic window:
- the tcuA gene encoding FAD-dependent tricarballylate dehydrogenase TcuA, producing MTNRYDIAVIGGGNAALCAAITAAELGAHVVIFETAPKAYRGGNSRHTRNFRCMHSGPLGPLVEDYLEEEYFEDLLKVTDGKTNERLARLAIRTSEECLPWMEEHGVRFQPSLSGTLSLARTNAFFLGGGKSLVNAYYRTAEKLGIEVLYEANVTHLELDGNRIAHLDYEHEGESKRIAPKAVVVASGGFQADTDWLTRAWGPPAKNFLIRGTPYNRGIVLADLLDQSVQSVGDPTQCHAVAVDGRAPKFDGGIVTRLDCVPFSIVVNKNAERFYDEGEDVWPKRYAIWGRLVANQPDQVGYVIIDSKSLDLFMPSVFPPIKADTLEELAEKMGLPPVQLKDTVETFNAACGDTSKFHPTELDGVKTTGINLPKTNWARPIDAPPFYGYSLKTGVTFTYLGLKVDENAQCSTQDGPITNLWAAGETMAGSILGQGYLAGFGMTIGTVFGRVAGREAANYAN from the coding sequence ATGACCAATCGTTACGATATCGCTGTCATTGGCGGAGGGAATGCTGCTTTGTGCGCGGCAATTACGGCCGCGGAACTGGGCGCGCACGTCGTCATATTCGAGACTGCGCCAAAGGCTTATCGAGGCGGCAATTCCCGGCATACGCGCAACTTCCGTTGCATGCATTCAGGCCCGCTTGGCCCGCTTGTCGAAGACTATTTGGAAGAAGAGTATTTTGAAGATCTTCTCAAAGTTACTGACGGCAAAACGAATGAGCGGCTTGCTCGGTTAGCCATAAGAACCTCTGAGGAATGCTTACCCTGGATGGAAGAGCACGGCGTACGGTTTCAGCCCTCTTTGTCAGGTACCTTGTCGCTCGCTCGCACCAACGCGTTCTTTCTGGGGGGCGGCAAGTCACTGGTGAATGCCTACTACCGGACCGCCGAAAAACTTGGCATTGAAGTTCTTTATGAGGCGAATGTCACGCATCTTGAATTGGACGGGAACCGGATTGCGCATCTCGACTATGAGCATGAGGGCGAAAGCAAGCGGATCGCCCCCAAGGCCGTCGTTGTCGCATCCGGTGGATTTCAGGCAGACACGGACTGGCTCACGCGTGCGTGGGGGCCGCCTGCGAAGAATTTCTTGATCCGGGGAACGCCTTATAACCGCGGTATAGTTCTTGCTGATTTGCTGGACCAGAGCGTTCAATCGGTCGGTGATCCGACCCAGTGTCATGCCGTGGCAGTCGACGGACGGGCGCCAAAATTCGACGGCGGTATTGTAACGCGTCTGGACTGCGTTCCGTTTTCCATCGTGGTCAACAAGAATGCCGAGCGGTTTTATGACGAGGGCGAGGACGTCTGGCCGAAACGTTATGCGATTTGGGGGCGACTGGTCGCCAATCAGCCGGACCAGGTGGGCTATGTGATCATCGATTCCAAGTCTTTGGACTTGTTCATGCCGTCCGTCTTTCCGCCGATCAAGGCCGATACGCTTGAAGAGCTGGCCGAAAAGATGGGCCTGCCACCTGTGCAGTTGAAAGACACGGTTGAGACTTTCAATGCGGCATGCGGAGACACGTCGAAGTTCCATCCGACTGAATTGGACGGGGTAAAGACCACCGGCATCAACCTGCCGAAAACGAATTGGGCCCGGCCGATCGATGCGCCTCCTTTTTACGGGTACAGCTTAAAGACCGGTGTGACCTTCACCTATCTCGGCCTCAAGGTCGACGAGAACGCACAATGCAGCACACAAGATGGCCCGATCACAAACCTTTGGGCCGCTGGTGAGACCATGGCCGGCTCCATTCTCGGCCAGGGATATCTGGCAGGATTTGGCATGACAATCGGCACCGTCTTTGGCCGTGTCGCAGGCCGGGAGGCAGCAAACTATGCAAACTGA
- a CDS encoding LysR family transcriptional regulator translates to MESRRKKLPPLDTLVFFDTALRAGSFSAAASDLYVSQAAVSKRVKQLENWLGADLFERGARSLKPTQAGAQLADPVAMALDYLQGALDQVRSPAASSVRIAANSAVSVFWLFERLRSFALSSASCPVETVVKDDPRDLLAASNDLAIIYADKVPEGWEGHLLMDEELAPVASPAEAERFANAPQNSSLLDYHRHAPDWINWDVWQQREHQSGFDGLSKTLCQNYSHSIGLALEGKGIALASCSFLQADLASGRLLMLVDKPLKTGKGYFLVWQAARAMRAEIDNLAKHLSLS, encoded by the coding sequence ATGGAAAGCCGACGAAAAAAACTTCCGCCGCTCGACACGCTTGTGTTCTTTGATACGGCACTGCGCGCTGGCAGCTTCAGTGCTGCAGCGTCTGATCTTTATGTGTCGCAAGCCGCGGTCAGCAAACGCGTAAAGCAACTGGAAAACTGGCTGGGTGCGGACTTGTTTGAACGTGGCGCACGGAGCCTCAAACCCACGCAGGCCGGCGCGCAACTGGCCGATCCCGTGGCCATGGCGCTGGACTATCTTCAAGGCGCGCTTGACCAGGTCAGGTCGCCGGCGGCGTCTTCCGTTCGCATTGCAGCCAATTCAGCCGTGTCAGTCTTTTGGCTGTTTGAGCGCCTGCGGTCTTTTGCGCTGAGCTCCGCATCCTGTCCTGTCGAAACCGTCGTCAAGGATGATCCCCGCGACTTGCTGGCCGCCAGCAACGACCTTGCCATTATCTATGCCGACAAGGTTCCTGAAGGTTGGGAAGGGCATCTGCTGATGGATGAGGAGCTGGCCCCTGTTGCCTCACCCGCCGAAGCCGAGCGCTTTGCCAACGCGCCCCAAAACTCGAGTTTGCTGGACTATCACAGACACGCACCGGATTGGATCAACTGGGACGTTTGGCAACAGCGGGAACACCAAAGCGGCTTTGATGGTTTGTCCAAAACACTGTGCCAAAACTACAGCCATTCCATCGGTCTGGCGTTGGAGGGCAAAGGCATCGCATTGGCAAGCTGTTCGTTCTTGCAAGCGGACCTGGCGTCCGGGCGGCTTTTGATGCTGGTTGATAAGCCACTGAAGACCGGCAAGGGATATTTTCTGGTTTGGCAGGCAGCAAGAGCCATGCGGGCCGAAATTGACAACCTTGCAAAACATCTCAGCCTAAGCTGA
- a CDS encoding tricarboxylate transporter has protein sequence MVLKKLTQRLALSVAFATCTLAPSQVLAEGLDLTGKTVEWVIPFSETGGSAKWANFYAPLLSEALPGQPTVVVKFMPGAGSTKGANWFQGQEYSDSDGTLIFGSSGSTQFPYLLGDPRVRYEYKDWNVVLASGTGGVAYLPPDLAEKMNGNDASALRETDFIYGSQGATRLDLVPLLAWEMLGLNVEPVFGIKGRGDGRLMFERGEANIDYQTSSSYLKGVTPLVEAGTAVPMMSWGALDDEGNIVRDPTFPDMPTFKEVCEATDGCETSGEKWDAWKAFFIAGFPAQKMVFLPNGASEDAINTYAKAFEAVKARGDFAEISAGRLGKYPQMTGAKADAALKSATEVPTSAKEFIVGWLQDRYGVSLK, from the coding sequence ATGGTTTTGAAGAAGCTTACACAGCGCCTTGCGCTGAGTGTGGCATTTGCTACCTGCACCCTTGCCCCTTCTCAGGTGCTTGCGGAAGGTCTCGATCTCACCGGAAAAACTGTTGAGTGGGTTATCCCGTTTTCTGAAACGGGTGGGTCTGCAAAATGGGCAAACTTCTACGCACCTCTTTTGAGTGAAGCGCTGCCCGGACAGCCGACCGTGGTTGTGAAGTTCATGCCAGGTGCCGGATCCACAAAGGGTGCTAACTGGTTCCAGGGACAAGAATACTCTGACAGTGACGGAACGCTGATTTTCGGGTCTTCAGGCTCAACGCAGTTTCCATATCTGCTCGGCGATCCGCGTGTCCGGTACGAGTACAAGGATTGGAATGTGGTTCTCGCATCAGGCACAGGTGGCGTCGCCTACCTGCCGCCGGATCTTGCTGAAAAGATGAATGGCAACGATGCGAGCGCACTGCGCGAAACGGACTTCATCTATGGATCACAGGGCGCTACCCGTCTTGATCTCGTTCCGCTTCTCGCCTGGGAAATGCTTGGTCTCAATGTTGAGCCAGTGTTCGGTATCAAAGGCCGCGGCGACGGCCGTTTGATGTTCGAACGGGGTGAAGCCAACATCGACTACCAAACGTCCTCATCCTATCTAAAAGGTGTAACGCCACTCGTTGAAGCTGGAACAGCCGTTCCGATGATGAGCTGGGGTGCCTTGGATGATGAGGGCAATATTGTCCGAGATCCAACCTTCCCGGACATGCCGACTTTCAAGGAAGTTTGCGAGGCAACCGATGGCTGCGAAACAAGCGGTGAAAAGTGGGATGCATGGAAGGCGTTCTTCATCGCAGGCTTCCCGGCACAGAAAATGGTGTTCTTGCCAAACGGAGCATCTGAGGACGCGATCAACACCTATGCCAAGGCGTTTGAAGCTGTCAAAGCGCGCGGTGATTTCGCCGAAATCTCCGCTGGGCGTCTCGGCAAGTATCCGCAGATGACAGGGGCCAAAGCGGATGCAGCTCTGAAGAGTGCAACTGAAGTGCCGACCAGCGCGAAAGAATTTATCGTTGGATGGCTCCAGGATCGCTACGGCGTATCTCTGAAATAA
- a CDS encoding tripartite tricarboxylate transporter permease gives MDILGTAMPALAQASAMIFQPAVLGYLVLGVVMGLCVGVFPGLGGIAGLSLLLPFMFGMDPVLGLALMIGMVAVVPTSDTFASVLMGIPGSSASQATVLDGFPLAKKGEAARALSAAFASSLFGGLVGAAFLTVFILVARPVVLEFRTPELLMITLFGLSMVGILAGQVAIKGIVAAGLGLMVGTIGEGDSAGALRMATYDMPYLTDGLKLVIVGLGIFAIPEIVALLRQDRAISERSMLGGGWIHGVRDWFSNIWLSIRCSLIGVTVGVIPGLGGSVVDWIAYGHTVQTSKDKSKFGKGDIRGVIGPESSNNAKEGGGLVPTLLFGIPGSGSMAVFIGAVALLGSGQIEVGPSMLKNNLDVTYAIVWLLALANVVGTIICIGGSGVIARLTTIPFALLAPFLFMIISFAAFQSGQNLMDLVALFAIGLLGILMRRFDWSRPAFLIGFVLSNPAETYTNQAVQIAASRFRKGFSEGIDYIFSPIVIILIIITVVSVVVGLKQSKNIRAEGDIPNGTKRAPFIFLLAVLGYLVFAFTNASLIPDYASADRVFPQFVGLVSIVGCVILLFQMRFRPESDPLFCDGEVGNADGNQRGLWQTLAWFAGLLLLTSLVGFILALSAFLVAFIRFRAGRNWVYAIGYAACGIAFMCGMAWLLNRDFPPGLLQSVVKLPWPLT, from the coding sequence GTGGACATTCTCGGTACCGCTATGCCTGCGCTCGCCCAGGCGTCTGCGATGATTTTCCAACCTGCGGTTCTAGGCTACCTGGTTCTCGGTGTGGTCATGGGCCTCTGTGTTGGCGTTTTCCCGGGTCTTGGCGGTATTGCGGGACTGTCGCTTCTGCTGCCCTTCATGTTCGGGATGGACCCGGTTTTGGGGCTTGCGCTCATGATCGGTATGGTCGCTGTGGTTCCTACGTCCGACACGTTCGCGTCGGTGTTGATGGGCATTCCCGGATCGTCTGCGTCGCAGGCAACCGTTCTCGACGGATTTCCGCTTGCAAAGAAAGGGGAGGCGGCGCGTGCCTTGTCTGCTGCCTTTGCGTCGTCGTTGTTCGGCGGGTTGGTTGGGGCTGCGTTTCTGACTGTTTTCATTCTTGTTGCCCGACCGGTCGTTCTTGAATTCCGCACTCCCGAACTTCTGATGATCACCCTGTTCGGGTTGTCGATGGTCGGCATTCTGGCAGGGCAAGTCGCTATTAAAGGCATCGTTGCTGCAGGCCTCGGATTGATGGTTGGTACCATCGGCGAAGGCGACAGCGCGGGGGCGTTGCGGATGGCAACCTACGACATGCCGTATCTGACGGACGGGTTGAAGCTTGTCATCGTTGGTCTTGGAATCTTCGCAATACCCGAAATCGTTGCTTTGCTGCGGCAGGACCGGGCAATTTCTGAACGGTCCATGCTCGGTGGTGGCTGGATCCATGGTGTGCGTGACTGGTTTTCAAACATCTGGCTCAGCATCCGGTGTTCGCTGATCGGTGTGACTGTCGGCGTCATTCCTGGCCTTGGCGGGTCTGTCGTGGATTGGATCGCCTACGGGCACACGGTGCAGACTTCAAAGGACAAGTCCAAGTTCGGTAAAGGCGACATCCGGGGCGTGATCGGCCCGGAAAGCTCCAACAATGCCAAAGAGGGCGGCGGTCTCGTGCCGACGCTCCTGTTTGGCATCCCGGGGTCTGGATCCATGGCCGTTTTCATCGGGGCCGTTGCTTTGCTCGGGTCCGGTCAGATCGAAGTCGGGCCGTCGATGCTCAAGAACAATCTTGATGTCACCTATGCGATCGTCTGGCTGCTCGCACTCGCCAACGTGGTTGGAACAATCATTTGCATTGGCGGATCCGGGGTGATTGCGCGCCTTACAACGATCCCGTTCGCATTGCTTGCGCCGTTCCTCTTCATGATCATCTCGTTTGCCGCGTTTCAATCCGGCCAGAACCTGATGGATCTCGTGGCACTGTTTGCCATTGGCCTTCTCGGCATCTTAATGCGGCGCTTCGACTGGTCTCGCCCGGCGTTTCTGATCGGGTTTGTTCTTTCAAATCCGGCTGAGACCTACACGAACCAGGCTGTCCAGATCGCGGCCTCCCGGTTCCGGAAAGGGTTCTCGGAGGGGATCGACTACATCTTCTCGCCCATTGTGATCATTTTGATCATCATTACCGTCGTCTCTGTTGTCGTCGGCCTCAAGCAGTCAAAGAATATCCGCGCAGAGGGCGATATCCCGAACGGAACCAAGCGCGCGCCGTTCATATTCCTGCTGGCGGTTCTGGGTTACCTGGTCTTTGCTTTCACCAATGCCTCGCTCATTCCGGACTATGCGTCCGCTGACCGGGTCTTCCCGCAGTTCGTCGGCCTCGTTTCCATTGTCGGCTGTGTGATCCTGCTTTTCCAGATGCGTTTCCGGCCGGAATCCGATCCTCTCTTTTGTGATGGCGAAGTGGGCAACGCAGATGGCAATCAGCGAGGTCTCTGGCAAACACTCGCCTGGTTCGCGGGGCTCCTGCTGCTTACGTCCCTGGTCGGTTTCATCCTTGCCCTCAGCGCGTTTCTTGTTGCGTTCATTCGATTCAGAGCCGGTCGGAACTGGGTCTATGCGATTGGATACGCCGCCTGCGGAATCGCGTTCATGTGCGGCATGGCTTGGTTGCTGAACCGGGATTTCCCGCCGGGACTGCTTCAGTCCGTAGTGAAGCTCCCGTGGCCGCTGACATGA
- a CDS encoding M24 family metallopeptidase — protein sequence MANFDWHAERSDLDGIALLDRAPEGEGIDLKAVRLYRLGRVREQMANFGVDAVILSDPINIRYATGARNMQVFCQRNAPSRYLVLTAAQSILFEFTGCLHLGQGLETIDEVRPAKTASFVAAGPGIQAREKAWAAEMADLIEELAGKGATVGLERLNAGSAIALRDCGLRIVDAQQPVEMARSVKSSEEMKCVNASLRATETGVAKLRDAIRPGMTENELWSVLHQSVIAQNADYCETRLLNAGARTNPWFQETSGNVIGENELIALDTDVVGCHGYYSDFSRTLHAGPGKPTEAQRELYKVAYEQVQSNMDILHAGMSFRDYAERAWDIPEKFYENRYYLSAHGCGMTGEYPYLYHKGDFPDAGYDGEIAAGMTICVESYIGAAGGREGVKLEQQVLVTETGIELLSRFPFEEELLR from the coding sequence ATGGCGAACTTTGACTGGCATGCAGAGCGAAGCGACCTGGATGGAATCGCATTGCTGGATCGCGCACCAGAAGGTGAAGGGATCGATCTGAAAGCCGTCAGACTTTACCGCCTTGGCCGGGTGCGGGAGCAGATGGCTAACTTTGGTGTCGACGCCGTCATCCTCTCGGATCCCATCAATATCCGCTACGCCACGGGCGCGCGGAACATGCAGGTGTTTTGTCAACGCAATGCACCGTCGCGCTACCTGGTGCTGACCGCCGCGCAATCCATCCTCTTCGAGTTCACCGGATGCCTCCATCTTGGGCAGGGATTGGAGACGATTGACGAGGTTCGCCCCGCCAAGACCGCCAGCTTTGTCGCGGCCGGTCCCGGCATTCAGGCCCGGGAAAAAGCCTGGGCAGCTGAAATGGCAGACCTGATTGAGGAGCTTGCCGGGAAAGGGGCAACCGTCGGGCTGGAGCGGCTGAATGCCGGCTCTGCGATTGCGCTTAGAGACTGCGGTCTGCGCATCGTTGATGCCCAGCAACCCGTTGAAATGGCGCGTTCGGTCAAATCCAGCGAAGAGATGAAATGCGTGAATGCCTCATTGCGGGCGACCGAGACAGGCGTGGCCAAGCTGCGGGACGCAATCCGCCCCGGCATGACGGAAAACGAACTGTGGTCCGTCCTGCATCAATCGGTGATCGCGCAAAACGCCGATTATTGCGAAACACGGCTTCTGAACGCAGGCGCCCGGACCAACCCGTGGTTTCAGGAGACCTCCGGCAATGTCATTGGTGAAAACGAGTTGATTGCACTCGATACGGATGTGGTTGGCTGTCACGGCTACTATTCCGATTTCTCGCGCACATTGCATGCTGGACCGGGAAAACCGACGGAAGCGCAACGCGAGCTCTACAAGGTTGCGTATGAGCAAGTCCAAAGCAACATGGACATTCTCCATGCAGGCATGAGTTTTCGGGATTATGCGGAGCGTGCGTGGGACATACCGGAAAAATTTTACGAAAACCGCTATTACCTCTCGGCCCATGGCTGCGGCATGACGGGCGAATACCCCTATCTGTATCACAAAGGGGATTTTCCCGATGCCGGATATGACGGAGAAATCGCCGCCGGCATGACGATCTGCGTTGAAAGCTATATCGGCGCAGCTGGCGGCCGCGAGGGCGTCAAACTTGAGCAACAGGTTCTCGTGACAGAAACGGGCATTGAGCTGCTGTCCCGGTTTCCCTTCGAAGAAGAACTACTGCGGTAA
- a CDS encoding LysR family transcriptional regulator codes for MRINFDFGDLEAFLAVMETASFHLAAEQLHLSQSAVTRRIQKLEQVLGSKLFERTTRAVKPTLAAKRLQSRAEEMLDNAEETTLAMRDESVAFAHQKGAVVTIAMIPTLIAPLFLPGLSSMRQADETARIRLMDLSANDVAEAVSSGEADFGICSIGSLEANTHFEPWFDDEIVLAIPIEHQLAAQDNVSWPDLLNEDLILPARGTGNRLLIDDAMAKGRISAQWTYEVGRSTTAMEMVSGGVGIALLPRSAATSTFAQGLRFKKLPKPVVTRPIGLLTRMGVSDTPVVSSVKDSLREYAANI; via the coding sequence ATGCGCATCAATTTTGATTTTGGCGATCTGGAAGCGTTTCTTGCGGTCATGGAAACGGCCTCCTTTCATCTGGCTGCCGAGCAGTTACACTTGTCTCAATCAGCCGTTACGCGGCGGATCCAGAAGCTTGAACAAGTGCTTGGCTCCAAACTGTTCGAACGTACAACCCGAGCAGTCAAACCGACACTTGCCGCGAAGCGTTTGCAAAGCCGGGCAGAAGAAATGCTCGACAACGCCGAAGAAACGACACTGGCCATGCGAGATGAAAGCGTTGCTTTTGCTCATCAAAAGGGCGCGGTCGTAACCATCGCCATGATCCCGACTTTGATTGCACCGCTGTTTCTACCAGGCCTCAGCTCAATGCGTCAGGCTGATGAAACCGCCCGAATTCGCTTGATGGATCTATCGGCAAATGATGTAGCAGAGGCAGTATCCTCAGGAGAAGCCGATTTCGGGATATGTTCCATTGGTTCCCTTGAAGCCAACACGCATTTTGAACCCTGGTTCGACGATGAGATCGTCTTGGCAATACCGATAGAACATCAGTTGGCAGCACAGGACAACGTCAGTTGGCCCGACCTCCTCAACGAGGATCTGATCCTTCCTGCGCGCGGAACAGGAAACCGGTTGTTGATTGATGATGCCATGGCAAAGGGCCGGATTTCAGCCCAGTGGACCTATGAAGTCGGCCGGTCGACGACGGCCATGGAAATGGTCAGCGGTGGTGTTGGCATTGCCCTGTTGCCAAGATCCGCAGCCACGTCAACATTCGCTCAGGGTCTGCGATTCAAGAAACTACCAAAACCCGTTGTGACCCGACCGATCGGTTTACTAACCAGAATGGGCGTTTCTGACACCCCAGTTGTCTCGTCAGTAAAAGACAGCCTTCGGGAGTATGCGGCCAATATATGA
- a CDS encoding sensor histidine kinase yields the protein MKRSYSLRLRLTLIILLPLLLVAGLAGVWQLNNARSTASDVFDRSLQSAALAVTNDVALSGGDALVANTRKILSDTSGGRVYYHVYAPDGVIVAGYATPPVGIPTSADGGLSPVYFNGEYLGREVRGYRMRTRMQVDGFSGVFTTTVWQDVSIRAAFVQDLTLRSLSVISSIILSLALIVWFGIRIGLWPLSDLQQAIDLRSGEDLKPIRRPVPVEVQGIVQTLNRLLGQVTEVMATQNEFISNAAHQLRNPIAGVLALAEAVRSAKSEDAMRERAEDLVNAVKDTSLLAQKLLTYERAKAIDQTSLKEAFSVNKLLDPLVSEYRNRFPPDVEIIWTPAPEDVRITGDRTMIREAVSNLIDNAFRHGGPELDTITVGFERLGPDLSITIADNGVGLTPDQIRTARMRFGQVSENSGGSGLGLPIVERVAERHGGRLELKDQNPGLVVRMIISVGTCAAASQPADFTPTQLSAAHPE from the coding sequence ATGAAACGGTCCTATTCCCTACGCCTACGGCTGACCCTGATCATCCTACTGCCTCTTTTGTTGGTCGCGGGGCTCGCCGGCGTCTGGCAGCTTAACAATGCGCGTTCAACGGCGAGCGACGTATTCGACCGCAGCCTGCAGTCTGCAGCTCTTGCAGTTACCAACGACGTCGCGCTTTCCGGCGGTGATGCCTTAGTTGCCAACACGCGAAAAATCCTTTCCGATACGTCCGGCGGACGGGTCTATTATCACGTCTACGCGCCAGACGGCGTCATCGTCGCAGGCTATGCGACGCCTCCAGTCGGCATCCCCACCAGTGCAGATGGTGGCCTCAGCCCGGTTTACTTCAACGGTGAGTATCTGGGACGTGAAGTGCGCGGGTACCGAATGCGAACCCGAATGCAGGTCGATGGTTTCAGCGGAGTTTTCACGACGACCGTTTGGCAGGATGTCTCAATACGCGCCGCATTTGTTCAGGATCTGACCTTGAGGTCCCTCTCGGTTATTTCATCAATTATCCTGTCACTCGCATTGATCGTTTGGTTTGGCATTCGTATCGGTTTGTGGCCGCTCAGCGATTTACAGCAAGCCATCGACTTGAGATCAGGTGAAGATCTCAAACCGATCCGGCGCCCGGTACCGGTGGAAGTACAAGGCATCGTGCAAACGCTAAACCGGCTGCTGGGGCAGGTTACAGAAGTGATGGCAACTCAAAACGAATTCATCTCGAATGCCGCACACCAATTGCGCAACCCCATCGCGGGGGTGCTGGCGCTTGCTGAAGCAGTGAGATCCGCCAAATCGGAAGACGCAATGCGTGAACGGGCGGAAGACCTCGTCAACGCTGTAAAAGACACAAGCCTTCTCGCTCAAAAGCTTCTGACCTACGAACGCGCAAAGGCCATTGACCAAACGTCATTGAAAGAAGCTTTCTCGGTCAACAAGTTGCTTGACCCGCTGGTTTCAGAGTACCGGAACCGCTTCCCACCCGACGTCGAAATCATCTGGACACCAGCTCCAGAAGACGTTCGCATTACCGGTGACCGGACAATGATCCGTGAAGCAGTGTCTAACCTCATCGATAACGCCTTCCGGCATGGCGGACCAGAGCTCGACACCATCACTGTCGGCTTTGAACGACTGGGCCCGGACCTTTCGATTACCATTGCTGACAACGGGGTAGGTCTTACGCCAGACCAGATCCGCACCGCTCGCATGCGGTTCGGGCAAGTATCCGAAAACAGCGGTGGGAGCGGCTTGGGTCTTCCAATTGTTGAACGGGTCGCTGAACGTCACGGAGGCCGGTTGGAGCTTAAGGATCAAAACCCGGGGCTTGTGGTGCGAATGATCATCTCTGTCGGGACTTGCGCCGCTGCGTCTCAGCCTGCTGATTTCACTCCAACGCAGCTTTCCGCTGCTCATCCCGAATGA
- the tcuB gene encoding tricarballylate utilization 4Fe-4S protein TcuB gives MQTDLRQEARRQAEICNACRYCEGYCSVFPALHQERFFTDGNLTQLANLCHNCRGCYYACQYTAPHEFDLNLPMALAEVRQDSWESFAWPHPLAQIFQKNGVMIAVATVLGFAVLFLAMRTLGSAGGEGFYAVLSHNAMVAIFLPAFLFPLLSITISLRRYWEGTAGKRITLAHIVGAFGSAANMKNLAGGHGDGCNFEDEDKFSNARRLAHQAVMYGFLLCFAATSAGTILHYAFNMPAPYPLWSFPKLLGVPGGILMVLGTVELARLKLKADRNLGASSAWGGEMGFVLLLFLVALSGLLLYWLGGTQLMPLMLAIHLGSVLSFFLLTPYTKMAHGFYRLAALIRDEQRKAALE, from the coding sequence ATGCAAACTGATCTTCGCCAGGAAGCACGCCGCCAAGCGGAAATCTGTAATGCATGCCGATACTGCGAGGGGTATTGCTCGGTCTTTCCAGCTCTCCATCAAGAGCGTTTTTTTACAGACGGCAATCTCACGCAGCTTGCAAACCTCTGCCACAACTGCCGGGGCTGCTACTATGCCTGCCAGTACACTGCGCCGCACGAGTTCGATCTTAATCTTCCGATGGCCTTGGCCGAAGTTCGTCAGGACAGTTGGGAGAGCTTTGCCTGGCCTCATCCACTGGCGCAAATCTTTCAAAAAAACGGTGTGATGATCGCTGTCGCCACCGTTCTGGGATTTGCGGTTTTGTTTCTCGCGATGCGGACGCTTGGGTCTGCCGGCGGCGAAGGGTTTTATGCAGTGCTTTCCCACAATGCGATGGTGGCGATCTTCTTGCCGGCATTTCTGTTTCCACTTCTCAGCATTACGATCAGTCTTCGGCGATATTGGGAAGGCACAGCCGGAAAACGTATCACGCTGGCTCACATCGTCGGTGCGTTTGGATCGGCAGCCAACATGAAAAATCTTGCTGGCGGACACGGTGATGGCTGCAACTTCGAGGACGAAGACAAGTTTTCCAACGCGCGGAGACTGGCGCATCAGGCGGTGATGTACGGCTTTCTTCTTTGCTTTGCAGCTACATCGGCCGGGACCATTCTTCACTATGCCTTCAATATGCCCGCACCTTACCCGCTCTGGTCGTTTCCCAAGTTACTCGGTGTTCCAGGTGGCATCCTGATGGTTCTCGGAACGGTGGAGCTTGCGCGCCTTAAATTGAAGGCTGACAGGAACCTTGGAGCTTCGTCAGCCTGGGGCGGGGAAATGGGCTTCGTGCTTCTCCTTTTCTTGGTGGCTCTCAGTGGTCTGCTGCTGTACTGGCTTGGCGGAACGCAACTCATGCCGCTGATGCTCGCAATTCACCTTGGGTCTGTGCTCAGCTTTTTCCTGCTGACTCCTTACACAAAAATGGCCCACGGGTTTTACCGGCTGGCTGCGCTCATTCGGGATGAGCAGCGGAAAGCTGCGTTGGAGTGA
- a CDS encoding response regulator transcription factor, which produces MRIALVEDNVNLAKGIAYQLRDAGHSVDVLHHGDDADTFLRQETGDLVILDINLPGKSGLDLLADLRERSDPRPVILLTARSETQDRVKGLDAGADDYLVKPFEMEELAARIRALGRRNTAVSPSLVNVGPLKFDAGSMQLFDGDVALEVPRRELSLLSALIQANGRTLSKASLLDQLYGAGSETDEKVIEVYVSRLRKRLSSFDINIQVHRGIGYSLNRAS; this is translated from the coding sequence ATGCGGATTGCCCTCGTCGAAGACAACGTCAACCTTGCAAAGGGAATTGCCTATCAGCTCCGGGACGCCGGGCACTCGGTGGATGTGCTTCACCACGGCGACGATGCTGATACTTTCCTGAGGCAGGAAACGGGCGATCTCGTTATTTTGGATATCAACTTACCAGGTAAAAGCGGCCTGGATCTTCTTGCAGATCTCCGGGAACGGAGTGACCCGCGCCCGGTCATACTTCTGACTGCCCGATCTGAAACACAGGATCGGGTAAAAGGGTTGGATGCAGGCGCAGACGACTACCTAGTAAAGCCATTCGAAATGGAAGAACTGGCCGCGCGTATCCGCGCACTCGGACGCAGAAACACGGCTGTATCTCCATCTCTGGTGAATGTGGGACCTCTGAAATTCGACGCGGGTAGCATGCAGTTGTTTGACGGTGATGTTGCACTGGAGGTCCCGAGGCGGGAACTGTCCTTGCTCTCCGCTTTAATCCAGGCAAACGGGCGAACCCTGTCAAAGGCCAGTCTGCTGGATCAGCTTTATGGAGCTGGAAGTGAAACCGATGAAAAGGTGATCGAAGTCTATGTCTCGCGCCTGAGAAAACGGCTTTCGTCGTTCGACATCAACATCCAGGTTCATCGCGGAATTGGATATTCGTTGAACAGAGCGTCTTGA